From one Paenibacillus terrae HPL-003 genomic stretch:
- a CDS encoding MFS transporter, producing the protein MKRRLYLNRDIVYMIIISLIANMSGSMILPLFAIYVEQFNITALSMSILFSLFYVGRFLGGGLAGRIYEKVGAKRLGLSLLFAEIICMLLFPVAESFFILSILRLLQGLVAIGLTVFVRVTINQISTTENRGILNGYISSSEGAGTILGPIMSGIIVSYFTLAVPFYFVAIFSCISFVAVSRMTFSSSTSQPRQQHEPLQESKRKTTLTKQLVLYSAVHFLEMSAFAIFLTYFSVYATYKLHWSPVEISLAFTIIGVSTFVSAPFIGKGSDLLKDRLMLSIIGLLLIMVEIALFLWFKDPWIVYLGMFIGGIGGASYLDSFYSQLGDAIPEENRSSFIGNVVSFSELGAIVSPIIAGILIERFNINAPFYYNMILVLMAIVIQYFIRLKLKSSRKRPLA; encoded by the coding sequence ATGAAGAGGCGCTTATATTTAAACCGTGATATCGTCTATATGATTATCATTAGCCTGATTGCTAACATGAGTGGGAGTATGATCCTCCCACTCTTTGCTATTTATGTAGAACAGTTCAACATAACCGCACTCAGCATGAGTATTTTATTTTCTCTATTTTATGTGGGAAGATTTCTAGGTGGAGGCTTGGCAGGACGAATTTATGAAAAGGTTGGCGCAAAGCGCTTGGGACTGAGCTTACTCTTCGCTGAAATCATTTGTATGCTCTTGTTCCCGGTTGCAGAAAGCTTCTTCATTCTATCCATCCTTAGACTCCTTCAAGGCTTGGTGGCGATAGGATTAACCGTCTTTGTAAGAGTCACCATTAACCAGATCAGTACCACAGAGAATCGAGGCATCCTCAATGGATATATCAGCAGCAGCGAAGGTGCAGGTACGATTTTGGGACCTATCATGAGTGGAATCATTGTTTCCTATTTTACTTTAGCTGTTCCGTTCTATTTCGTCGCTATTTTTTCTTGTATATCCTTCGTTGCCGTCTCCAGAATGACGTTCTCCAGTTCCACCTCTCAACCTCGGCAGCAGCACGAACCCCTTCAGGAATCGAAAAGAAAAACCACGCTAACGAAACAGCTAGTGCTCTATTCCGCTGTTCATTTCCTTGAAATGAGTGCATTCGCTATATTTTTAACGTACTTCTCGGTGTATGCAACCTACAAGCTCCATTGGAGCCCTGTAGAAATCAGCTTGGCTTTTACAATCATCGGGGTATCGACGTTTGTATCGGCACCCTTTATTGGCAAAGGTTCCGATCTGCTCAAAGATCGCTTAATGCTCAGTATCATCGGGCTATTGCTGATCATGGTGGAAATAGCCTTGTTTCTTTGGTTCAAGGATCCATGGATCGTATACTTGGGGATGTTCATCGGAGGCATTGGCGGAGCCAGTTATCTGGATTCTTTTTACTCCCAACTGGGGGATGCCATTCCTGAGGAAAATAGAAGTTCATTTATCGGCAATGTCGTATCATTTTCGGAATTAGGGGCCATTGTCTCTCCAATCATTGCAGGCATACTCATTGAACGCTTTAACATAAATGCCCCTTTTTATTACAATATGATATTGGTTCTTATGGCTATTGTTATCCAGTACTTCATTCGGTTAAAGTTAAAATCCTCAAGAAAAAGGCCACTTGCATAA
- a CDS encoding PTS transporter subunit IIBC → MKKLLSFDFWQKLGKALLVVVAVMPAAGIMISLGKVVAMLAGDVHVWLTVGGVMENLGWGIINNLHILFAVAIGGSWAKERAGGAFAALIAFILINISTGTILGVSSKMLTQEGATTHTLFGVTIPVSGYFTSVLGAPALNMGVFVGIIAGFVGAVVFNKYYNYRKLPDALAFFNGKRFVPFVVILWSVIVSVIMSAIWPFIQGGINQFGVWLATSGESAPFVAPFVYGTLERLLIPFGLHHMLTVPINYTQLGGVYTTLTGSGAGSVVAGQDPLWLAWASDLSALRGTDPTAYNSLLEGVTPARFKVGQMIGGAGILMGLAVAMYRRVDKDKRSKYKSMIFSAAAAVFLTGVTEPLEFMFMFVAPVLYVVYAILTGIAFGMADIIHLRLHSFGMIELLTRLPLSINAGLVQDIINFVLTCVVFAVVTYFIAYFMIGKFQMATPGRLGNYTDEEPQEAAEAGTTETEGVAAALTRNQLAAASAQNQLATDIIKTLGGEQNIVEVDACMTRLRVTVKDTDAVGDEKTWKALGALGLIKVDNGVQAVYGPKADVLKSDIQDILNR, encoded by the coding sequence ATGAAAAAACTTCTATCATTTGATTTTTGGCAAAAGCTTGGGAAAGCACTGCTTGTGGTTGTCGCCGTCATGCCAGCGGCCGGAATTATGATTTCGCTCGGTAAAGTGGTGGCAATGCTGGCTGGTGATGTTCATGTCTGGTTGACCGTCGGCGGGGTCATGGAAAATTTGGGTTGGGGCATCATTAACAATTTACACATTCTGTTTGCAGTGGCGATCGGCGGTTCCTGGGCTAAGGAACGGGCGGGCGGGGCTTTTGCCGCCTTAATTGCTTTTATCCTTATTAATATTTCAACAGGAACAATTTTGGGCGTCTCCTCGAAGATGCTGACGCAGGAGGGGGCAACCACTCACACTCTCTTTGGTGTGACCATTCCGGTCAGTGGCTATTTTACCTCTGTTTTGGGGGCACCTGCACTCAATATGGGTGTGTTTGTCGGTATTATTGCCGGGTTCGTCGGGGCAGTTGTCTTTAACAAGTACTATAATTACCGCAAGCTGCCGGATGCTTTGGCCTTTTTTAACGGTAAGCGTTTTGTCCCTTTTGTCGTGATTTTATGGTCTGTCATCGTCAGTGTGATCATGTCTGCTATCTGGCCATTTATCCAGGGAGGGATTAACCAGTTTGGTGTTTGGTTGGCGACCTCGGGGGAATCGGCTCCTTTTGTAGCGCCATTTGTCTATGGTACACTGGAAAGACTGTTGATTCCCTTCGGGCTTCACCATATGCTTACGGTCCCTATTAACTATACTCAACTTGGTGGCGTTTACACGACGCTTACAGGTTCCGGGGCAGGAAGCGTCGTTGCCGGGCAAGATCCGCTGTGGCTGGCTTGGGCAAGTGACCTGAGTGCGCTTCGTGGTACCGATCCGACAGCCTACAATAGCTTGTTGGAAGGCGTGACGCCTGCCCGCTTCAAGGTAGGACAAATGATTGGCGGAGCAGGAATCCTTATGGGACTGGCGGTGGCGATGTATCGCCGTGTAGACAAGGATAAGCGGAGCAAATACAAGTCGATGATTTTTTCAGCCGCCGCTGCTGTCTTTTTGACAGGGGTAACGGAGCCACTGGAATTTATGTTTATGTTCGTAGCGCCTGTACTGTACGTCGTTTATGCTATTCTTACCGGAATTGCGTTCGGAATGGCGGACATTATACATTTGCGTTTACATTCGTTTGGTATGATTGAACTGCTGACTCGATTACCGTTGTCTATAAATGCTGGTTTGGTGCAGGACATTATCAATTTCGTGCTGACTTGTGTTGTATTTGCAGTGGTGACTTATTTTATCGCTTATTTTATGATCGGCAAATTCCAGATGGCTACACCGGGGCGGCTGGGGAATTATACAGATGAGGAGCCTCAGGAGGCTGCCGAAGCAGGAACTACGGAAACAGAGGGTGTGGCGGCTGCTTTAACGCGGAATCAACTGGCTGCTGCTTCAGCGCAAAATCAACTGGCTACGGACATCATCAAAACGCTTGGGGGTGAGCAGAACATTGTCGAGGTCGATGCTTGCATGACCCGTCTGCGTGTGACGGTCAAAGATACGGATGCTGTCGGGGACGAAAAAACATGGAAAGCACTGGGCGCTCTGGGCTTAATTAAAGTAGATAACGGGGTACAGGCGGTTTACGGACCGAAGGCCGATGTGCTCAAATCAGATATACAAGACATACTCAACAGGTGA
- a CDS encoding sensor histidine kinase, with amino-acid sequence MKLNILLFLLMLVFVPLAGELNIHPFSNTFRLSFGTPVFFFFLLSIRHIPPAVSGLLTGLAVVAFRISLSYFTLPGPSFGELVTMHGPTFFYYMVYGLLFQVLNINAEPYRALRVGILSVGIEVAASVAELSVRRSIDGEFWDIVKMGKVVLIAMIRSFFVLGFYNIIRLKQSVQHEEAQRQQTERILLLVSDLYEESVQLGKTLSHTEQITRESYELYRELQQAESLEDRDRYARQALRISGQVHEIKKDSQRIYAGLSKLIDAESGVHYMPSRELGELIVRTNHKYAQALDKSIHFTLNVDSLLPKLHVYTVLTLINNLTANAVEAMKDSGRIDVSIRFLPGKEDTVAFSVTDNGPGIPQRKREMVFTPGYTTKYDDEGQPSTGMGLFYVREVAESLEGTIVLQQEEEHTDRVQTTFTVTLPLRKLTEKGR; translated from the coding sequence ATGAAGCTGAATATCCTCCTTTTCCTGCTTATGCTTGTGTTCGTACCGTTGGCGGGCGAGCTAAATATTCACCCGTTCTCTAATACATTTCGTCTCAGCTTCGGCACGCCTGTATTTTTTTTCTTTCTGTTATCCATTCGTCATATTCCGCCCGCTGTATCGGGACTGCTTACTGGCTTAGCCGTGGTGGCCTTTCGCATCTCACTCAGTTATTTCACCCTTCCCGGTCCTTCCTTCGGAGAGCTGGTGACCATGCACGGGCCTACCTTTTTTTATTACATGGTCTACGGCCTGCTCTTTCAGGTCCTTAACATTAATGCCGAGCCTTACCGCGCTCTCCGGGTAGGCATCCTCTCCGTGGGTATAGAGGTTGCGGCAAGCGTGGCGGAACTTAGCGTCCGACGGAGCATTGACGGGGAATTCTGGGACATCGTCAAGATGGGCAAGGTGGTGCTTATCGCCATGATCCGCAGCTTCTTCGTGCTCGGGTTCTATAATATCATTCGCCTGAAGCAGTCCGTTCAGCATGAAGAGGCCCAAAGACAGCAGACTGAGCGGATTCTACTCCTGGTATCGGATCTGTATGAGGAGTCCGTGCAGCTCGGCAAAACCCTGTCGCACACCGAGCAAATCACCCGTGAAAGCTACGAGCTGTACCGGGAGTTGCAGCAGGCTGAGTCCTTGGAAGACAGGGACCGCTACGCCAGACAGGCGCTTCGTATTTCCGGACAGGTTCATGAAATCAAAAAAGACAGTCAGCGGATTTATGCCGGGCTGTCCAAGCTGATTGATGCAGAAAGCGGAGTGCATTACATGCCTTCTCGCGAGCTTGGGGAGCTGATCGTCCGAACGAATCACAAATATGCACAAGCGCTGGACAAGTCTATTCATTTCACCCTGAATGTTGACTCTTTGCTGCCCAAGTTGCATGTTTATACGGTTTTGACACTTATTAATAACCTGACAGCCAATGCGGTTGAAGCGATGAAGGACAGCGGAAGGATTGACGTTTCCATTCGGTTTCTACCGGGAAAAGAGGACACGGTGGCCTTTAGTGTCACGGACAACGGCCCCGGGATTCCTCAGCGCAAACGGGAAATGGTCTTCACACCGGGGTATACAACCAAGTATGATGATGAAGGACAGCCTTCGACTGGCATGGGATTGTTTTATGTGCGCGAGGTCGCGGAGAGCCTCGAAGGAACGATTGTGCTGCAACAGGAAGAAGAACACACAGATAGGGTACAGACCACTTTTACAGTCACATTGCCTTTACGGAAACTGACGGAGAAAGGAAGATAG
- a CDS encoding response regulator: MRFYIVDDDQGIRSMLADIIEDEGLGEVIGEAEDGSYVNSDLLELSQIDVLLIDLLMPIRDGIQTVRALGDHFSGKIIMISRIESKNMIGEAYSLGIEYYIAKPLNRLEIIAVIHKVSERLRMQQSITDIQRTLQGLSMFTSKGPSTTVESTKSITTSGQFLLSEMGMIGEAGSMDLLDMLEYLDQYEEDTGNLSPYLFPPLKDIFANVALKRLGSSASAAELSKEIKASEQRVRRAIFQTLSHIVSLGLTDYTHPKFENYASKFFDFTEIRKKMLELQNNVEPSLSQARINTKKFVQVFYMEAKRLLH; encoded by the coding sequence ATGCGTTTTTATATTGTAGATGACGATCAGGGAATTCGTTCTATGCTGGCAGACATTATTGAAGATGAAGGTCTCGGTGAGGTTATCGGGGAAGCGGAGGACGGTTCCTATGTGAACAGCGATTTATTGGAGCTTAGCCAGATTGATGTATTGCTCATTGATTTGCTGATGCCGATTCGTGATGGCATTCAGACGGTGCGTGCTCTCGGTGATCATTTCAGCGGCAAAATCATTATGATTTCCCGTATTGAATCCAAAAACATGATCGGCGAGGCCTACTCGCTCGGTATTGAATACTACATTGCCAAGCCCTTGAATCGGCTGGAGATTATTGCGGTGATTCATAAGGTGTCCGAACGTTTGCGTATGCAGCAATCGATCACGGATATCCAGCGCACGCTACAGGGACTATCGATGTTCACATCGAAAGGACCATCGACAACGGTAGAATCGACCAAAAGCATCACAACTTCCGGGCAGTTTCTGCTCTCCGAAATGGGAATGATCGGCGAAGCGGGCAGTATGGATTTGCTGGACATGCTGGAATATCTGGATCAGTATGAGGAAGATACGGGTAACCTATCCCCCTATCTGTTCCCGCCATTGAAGGATATCTTCGCGAATGTAGCCTTGAAACGGCTGGGAAGCTCGGCTTCTGCGGCAGAGCTGAGTAAGGAAATCAAGGCATCTGAGCAACGCGTCCGCCGCGCTATTTTCCAGACACTAAGCCATATCGTGTCGCTCGGATTGACGGATTACACCCACCCAAAATTTGAAAATTATGCGTCCAAATTTTTTGATTTTACAGAAATCCGCAAAAAAATGCTGGAGCTGCAAAACAATGTGGAGCCCTCACTGTCCCAAGCCCGTATTAATACGAAAAAATTTGTACAGGTGTTCTATATGGAGGCCAAAAGGTTGTTACATTGA
- a CDS encoding endonuclease/exonuclease/phosphatase family protein, with protein MKLLTLNVHAWMEENQLEKLKQLAAFIHEQQFDIIALQEVNQSMDEAPLSPDDLGAYYSADPEVVIKRDNYAYVLNGLLSNTYYWTWAPAHIGFAKYDEGLAILSKTPITDTVNEYVSSLRDYDNYRSRKIVGVQTVVDGVSAWLVSGHYNWWNDEESFRGLWDRTTEVLNPFAPTPVFMMGDFNNAAEVRGEGYDYVLQSGWSDTYPNATVRDEGHTVIKAIAGWESNAEPLRIDYIFSNKPVQVQSSTVVLNGKTGSVVSDHFGVAVELEL; from the coding sequence TTGAAATTGTTAACCTTAAATGTACATGCTTGGATGGAAGAAAATCAGCTTGAAAAGCTAAAACAACTGGCTGCTTTTATTCATGAGCAGCAGTTCGATATCATTGCTTTGCAGGAAGTGAACCAGTCTATGGACGAGGCTCCTTTATCGCCGGACGATTTAGGCGCTTACTATAGTGCTGATCCTGAGGTGGTCATTAAGCGTGATAATTACGCTTATGTGCTGAACGGGTTATTGTCCAATACTTATTATTGGACGTGGGCCCCCGCACATATTGGCTTTGCCAAATACGATGAGGGCTTGGCGATTTTGTCCAAAACACCGATTACAGACACGGTGAACGAATATGTTTCCTCGCTACGGGACTATGACAACTACCGCTCGCGTAAAATTGTGGGCGTGCAAACTGTGGTGGATGGAGTGTCGGCATGGCTTGTGAGCGGGCACTACAACTGGTGGAACGATGAGGAATCCTTCCGTGGACTATGGGACCGTACAACGGAGGTATTGAACCCTTTTGCACCGACGCCTGTTTTTATGATGGGGGATTTCAACAATGCGGCCGAAGTGCGCGGGGAAGGGTATGACTATGTATTGCAATCCGGCTGGTCAGATACCTATCCGAACGCAACGGTACGTGATGAAGGCCACACAGTCATCAAAGCCATTGCAGGCTGGGAAAGTAACGCCGAACCGCTGCGCATTGACTATATTTTTTCTAATAAGCCCGTACAGGTTCAATCTTCAACCGTCGTGTTGAACGGAAAAACGGGATCCGTCGTATCCGATCATTTCGGGGTTGCAGTTGAATTGGAACTGTAA
- a CDS encoding MarR family transcriptional regulator, producing the protein MEKATTIQHVYDLLIKTNHQLEQYQQRESMSILEEVHEHFDGVASLKLTDVHVIDCIGRHEPINVTTLADRIELSKGTVSKVSTKLLKEGWIRRTQLNDNKKEIYFRLTPLGKKLFLVHERLHNKVQHQLLQFLDRYSTEELNVLKRLLSDGVGFFGAMERQDKGVEPKD; encoded by the coding sequence ATGGAAAAAGCCACAACCATTCAGCACGTCTATGACCTGCTTATCAAAACGAACCATCAGCTGGAGCAGTATCAGCAGAGAGAGAGCATGTCTATTCTGGAAGAAGTCCACGAGCATTTTGACGGGGTTGCTTCGCTCAAACTGACTGATGTTCACGTCATTGACTGTATTGGAAGGCATGAGCCCATTAATGTTACGACATTAGCGGATCGGATTGAGTTGAGCAAAGGTACAGTTTCGAAAGTCAGCACCAAACTGCTCAAGGAAGGCTGGATTCGCAGAACCCAGCTTAACGACAACAAAAAAGAGATTTATTTTCGTCTAACCCCGTTGGGTAAAAAGCTTTTTCTTGTGCATGAGCGGCTTCACAATAAAGTACAGCATCAGTTGCTTCAATTTCTAGATCGTTACAGTACGGAGGAATTAAATGTCTTGAAACGCTTGTTGTCCGATGGTGTCGGTTTCTTTGGTGCAATGGAACGCCAGGACAAGGGTGTGGAACCAAAAGACTAG
- a CDS encoding DinB family protein: MSDANQLFGQALVKSLVGERGHIRVARALPDIDVELAGKKNAEMPYSIYQLLKHMSYWQRFMLEHLEGRKPQLPGNVMESWPEEAGPQSEEAWQAVINEFLQGVDQAVKIAETAQLDDSLAHFPGETKAGLLRNIASHNSYHLGEIVLLRRIYGAWPPPGGGFPA, encoded by the coding sequence ATGTCAGATGCAAACCAATTATTCGGTCAAGCACTGGTTAAATCGCTGGTCGGTGAACGTGGACATATCCGAGTGGCTCGGGCTTTGCCGGACATCGATGTCGAACTAGCAGGTAAGAAAAATGCAGAAATGCCCTACAGCATTTATCAACTGTTGAAGCATATGAGCTACTGGCAGCGATTTATGCTGGAGCATTTGGAAGGCCGGAAGCCCCAGCTTCCAGGCAATGTGATGGAAAGCTGGCCGGAAGAAGCCGGACCACAAAGTGAAGAAGCATGGCAAGCTGTCATCAACGAATTTTTACAGGGCGTAGATCAGGCTGTAAAGATTGCCGAAACCGCACAGTTGGATGATTCGCTGGCCCATTTCCCCGGTGAAACAAAAGCGGGACTGCTGCGGAATATCGCTTCCCACAACTCATATCATTTGGGCGAAATCGTGCTGCTGCGCCGTATTTATGGAGCTTGGCCGCCGCCTGGAGGGGGCTTTCCCGCTTAA